From Glycine soja cultivar W05 chromosome 4, ASM419377v2, whole genome shotgun sequence, the proteins below share one genomic window:
- the LOC114410665 gene encoding protein MAIN-LIKE 2-like — protein sequence MDYVHHVTVIVWNEEERPELKLFSHGRKVEKFGRSAPKIESLVVVTGLSPLIACSLDNGDRGLMSTFAERWHKETSSFHLLVGEVTITLDDMASLLHLTITGTFNSFEVLHVNDVMFLLVELLEVSSEEARAETIQCHGAYVRLSWLRDIYRSKCDVAKWTMAAPTYLLHLLGCTLFANKSATHVHVVFLDAFRDLMQSGSYA from the exons ATGGACTATGTTCATCATGTGACTGTGATAGTTTGGAATGAAGAg gaacgTCCTGAGTTGAAGTTGTTCTCCCATGGAAGGAAGGTAGAGAAATTTGGCAGGTCAGCTCCTAAGATTGAAAGCTTAGTGGTTGTCACAGGATTAAGTCCTCTGATCGCATGTTCGCTGGACAATGGTGATCGGGGACTTATGTCTACTTTTGCAGAGAGGTGGCATAAGGAAACTAGTAGTTTCCATTTGCTGGTAGGAGAGGTGACTATCACCCTGGATGATATGGCATCGTTGCTACATCTAACTATTACAGGCACCTTCAATAGCTTTGAGGTTCTTCATGTGAACGATGTCATGTTCCTCTTAGTTGAATTGCTTGAAGTGAGTTCTGAAGAGGCAAGAGCTGAGACGATACAATGCCATGGGGCATATGTTCGTCTATCCTGGCTACGAGACATATATCGGAGCAAATGTGACGTGGCAAAGTGGACTATGGCAGCTCCAACATATTTGTTGCATCTACTAGGTTGCACActatttgctaacaagagtgccacACACGTGCATGTGGTGTTCTTGGATGCATTTCGTGACCTAATGCAAAGTGGAAGCTACGCATAA